A region of Paenibacillus sp. 37 DNA encodes the following proteins:
- a CDS encoding ABC transporter permease, translating into MKKSWPLYVLCIPAFVFVCIFSYGPMVGLLMAFQDYKPWLGITGSRWIGLDNFERIFQYKEATQAIVNTLIIAVSKIIVGIIVPIVMAILLSEIRNMGIKKSVQTLVYLPHFLSWVTVAGLMIDILGLDGGINHILTRIFGNDPIYFLGDPDLFRFTVVISDVWKSFGFGMIVYLATIAGINPSYYEAAEIDGATRRQQIRYVTLPSMLPMIIVISTLSLGNILDAGFDQVFNLYNPLVYSTGDIIDTYVYRSSLLNGQYGFGTAVGLFKSGISLILIVVSYRLAYKYANYKIF; encoded by the coding sequence ATCAAGAAAAGCTGGCCTTTGTACGTACTGTGTATTCCCGCATTTGTGTTTGTCTGCATCTTTTCTTATGGCCCGATGGTAGGTTTGCTCATGGCATTTCAGGACTACAAACCATGGCTGGGCATTACAGGTTCACGGTGGATCGGGTTAGATAATTTCGAACGAATTTTCCAGTACAAAGAAGCCACACAAGCGATCGTTAATACGTTAATTATCGCCGTTTCTAAAATTATCGTTGGTATTATCGTTCCAATCGTCATGGCTATCCTGCTAAGTGAGATCCGAAATATGGGCATTAAGAAAAGTGTACAGACACTGGTGTATCTGCCGCATTTCTTGTCCTGGGTTACTGTGGCAGGCTTGATGATTGACATTCTCGGATTAGACGGGGGAATTAATCACATCTTGACCCGAATTTTCGGAAACGATCCCATTTACTTCTTGGGTGATCCTGATCTGTTTCGATTCACGGTTGTAATCAGCGACGTGTGGAAGAGCTTTGGCTTCGGCATGATTGTTTATCTGGCTACCATTGCCGGGATCAATCCTTCTTATTACGAAGCAGCTGAGATCGATGGCGCTACACGCCGGCAGCAAATTCGATACGTCACTTTGCCTAGCATGTTGCCCATGATTATCGTCATTTCTACGCTGAGTCTGGGCAATATTCTGGACGCGGGCTTTGATCAAGTTTTCAATCTGTACAATCCGCTTGTCTACAGTACGGGAGATATCATTGACACCTATGTCTACCGTTCATCCTTGTTAAACGGGCAATACGGCTTCGGGACCGCTGTCGGACTGTTCAAATCGGGAATCAGCTTGATTTTGATCGTTGTCTCCTACAGGCTGGCCTATAAATATGCCAATTACAAAATATTCTAA
- a CDS encoding carbohydrate ABC transporter permease, producing the protein MYHKTTGYRVFSYFNYAFMILAGLACFLPLLHLLAQSLSSKAAISGNMVSFWPVGFNVDAYVKTFNNSNFNGAMLTSITRTVLGTTISMFILTCAGYALSKEFRGRNVLMWFFIFTMLFSGGLIPSYILITALGLKDTIWALVLPGAFGAYNLILLVNFFKTIPKALEEAAFIDGASFFVILSKIYLPLSLPGIATVSLFIMVGHWNSWFDGILYMSDASKYPLASFLQTVVVQSNMQNMAMSQSEVAAMSEQSIKAAQIFVSTLPIILVYPFLQRYFVKGIVLGAVKE; encoded by the coding sequence ATGTACCATAAGACGACAGGTTATAGAGTATTCTCCTATTTTAATTACGCGTTCATGATACTGGCTGGTCTGGCGTGTTTTCTACCACTGCTTCATTTGTTGGCGCAATCGCTCAGCAGCAAAGCGGCCATTAGCGGTAATATGGTTTCATTTTGGCCGGTGGGGTTCAACGTGGACGCCTATGTAAAAACGTTCAACAATTCTAATTTCAACGGTGCCATGCTGACATCCATCACTCGAACCGTATTGGGTACAACCATCAGCATGTTTATCCTTACCTGTGCAGGATATGCTTTGTCCAAGGAATTCCGGGGACGCAACGTGCTCATGTGGTTTTTTATCTTTACCATGCTCTTCTCGGGGGGCTTGATACCTTCTTACATATTGATCACAGCCCTTGGATTAAAGGATACCATATGGGCTCTTGTGCTACCGGGCGCTTTCGGTGCTTATAATTTGATTCTTCTCGTCAATTTTTTCAAAACGATTCCAAAAGCCCTGGAAGAAGCAGCTTTCATTGACGGAGCTTCCTTTTTCGTAATTCTCAGCAAAATATATTTACCATTATCTCTGCCTGGCATCGCGACCGTATCCTTGTTCATTATGGTAGGGCACTGGAACTCCTGGTTTGACGGGATTTTGTACATGTCGGATGCAAGTAAGTATCCGTTGGCTTCGTTCTTACAGACGGTCGTTGTGCAGAGCAATATGCAGAATATGGCGATGAGCCAGTCTGAGGTGGCAGCCATGTCCGAACAGAGCATTAAGGCAGCACAAATTTTTGTCAGCACGCTCCCGATTATTTTGGTTTATCCTTTTTTGCAGCGTTATTTCGTGAAGGGAATCGTACTGGGAGCCGTCAAAGAATAG
- a CDS encoding sensor histidine kinase: protein MIRKMYMKRFIYFFVFFLLLTLSLFFVMNRLSSKTLEENLIGASKNQLDYVKGILDGIIYEANMYGVQYAADSDVRFYQRHVIELSNYDSQMKKNDIVERLRQTLLSSRSIESIGIYWKSEETFLSTNNTPEARLPFKEVHGRGWQIVGNSLYYFALYPYIQKSGQNEPTQYVVGVKLNTDYLKNLLKKAVNNDSSNAFFWFNSHQLWSEKEVDNDLLKAVTNMISPQPEITLKYDYHTKSDDYYVLSRYIESIDAYLITYTQTNDFLQPIDRNRKVFFASILAVFTLGLVVIFTFYRNYYRNIRLLERKFSQVEQGNHNTRITENTDREFYSLFKSFNHMVTEIQDLFVSLKTETELRRSAELQQLQAQINPHFLYNSLFFIMSVAQFSPDSVMRMSKHLAEYYRYLTKLDRHEVTLESELQFAEHFLIIMALSKKMEYSIDLPPELSCLPLMPLIIQPVVENAIQHGIEGQQGAHRVKIDVKQTEAGIAIKVSDDGKGLSLDDIRSLEARLESDTPPEGIKGVGLWNVNQRLKNTYGELSGLHFTTNDWGGLSVLLLLSIPEVKGDN from the coding sequence ATGATCAGAAAAATGTATATGAAACGATTCATCTATTTCTTTGTTTTTTTTCTGTTGCTGACGTTAAGTTTGTTTTTCGTGATGAACCGATTGAGCTCCAAGACACTTGAAGAAAATCTGATTGGCGCTTCCAAAAACCAGCTTGATTATGTGAAAGGCATTCTGGACGGGATTATATACGAGGCTAACATGTACGGAGTTCAATATGCAGCTGACAGTGATGTCCGATTTTATCAGAGGCATGTTATCGAGCTGAGCAATTACGATTCCCAAATGAAGAAAAACGATATCGTTGAGCGCTTGCGGCAAACGCTCCTCTCCAGTCGATCGATTGAATCGATCGGCATCTACTGGAAGTCTGAAGAAACGTTTCTGTCCACGAACAATACGCCGGAGGCAAGGCTTCCATTTAAGGAGGTTCATGGGCGGGGATGGCAAATCGTCGGCAATAGCTTGTATTACTTTGCCCTCTACCCTTACATCCAAAAATCCGGACAAAATGAACCGACTCAGTACGTCGTTGGTGTAAAGCTGAATACCGATTATTTGAAAAATCTCCTGAAAAAGGCTGTGAACAACGACAGCTCAAACGCTTTTTTTTGGTTTAATTCCCATCAGCTATGGAGTGAGAAAGAAGTCGACAACGATCTATTGAAAGCGGTTACTAATATGATTTCTCCACAGCCGGAGATCACTTTGAAATATGATTATCACACCAAGTCGGACGATTACTATGTTCTTTCCCGTTATATTGAATCAATCGACGCCTACCTGATTACATATACACAGACGAATGATTTTCTGCAACCGATTGACCGCAACCGTAAAGTTTTTTTTGCCAGCATTTTAGCCGTTTTCACGCTTGGTCTGGTTGTGATCTTTACGTTTTACCGGAACTATTACCGTAATATTCGTTTGTTGGAGCGGAAGTTTTCACAGGTCGAACAAGGCAATCATAATACACGTATTACCGAAAATACGGATAGAGAGTTTTACAGCCTGTTCAAAAGTTTTAATCATATGGTTACCGAGATCCAGGATCTGTTCGTATCCTTGAAGACTGAAACGGAACTCAGACGAAGTGCGGAACTTCAACAACTCCAGGCTCAGATCAATCCTCATTTTTTGTACAATAGTTTGTTTTTCATCATGTCGGTGGCTCAATTTTCACCTGATTCTGTCATGCGCATGAGCAAACATCTAGCTGAATATTATCGTTATTTAACGAAGTTGGACCGGCATGAAGTCACGCTGGAAAGCGAGCTTCAGTTTGCGGAACATTTCCTGATTATTATGGCTCTTAGCAAAAAAATGGAGTACAGCATTGATCTGCCGCCAGAACTGTCCTGCCTTCCCCTCATGCCGCTGATCATCCAGCCAGTGGTTGAAAATGCGATTCAACATGGAATTGAAGGACAACAAGGTGCCCATCGGGTGAAAATTGATGTAAAACAGACGGAGGCTGGAATAGCGATCAAGGTCTCCGATGACGGAAAAGGTCTTTCACTCGATGATATCCGCAGCCTGGAGGCTCGGCTTGAGAGTGATACCCCGCCTGAAGGAATTAAAGGCGTAGGGCTCTGGAATGTAAATCAACGTCTGAAAAATACGTACGGCGAACTTAGCGGGTTACATTTTACTACTAATGATTGGGGCGGCTTGTCCGTCTTGCTGCTCCTAAGCATTCCCGAGGTGAAAGGAGATAACTAA
- a CDS encoding endospore germination permease, translating to MNTKLTVRQAITWFALYQIGSAYLVLPAAITSVAKQDAWLSIPISLAVHLMLIPLYTSIAKHMKGRTFVEYLRCLFGPLGGTIATVFIFSFPFLECIMTLRNLGDFVTTSIMPETPYDAIYFIMLIAVYLAVRSGPVVIGRSAEVLFFFFLVLYILVRITLLPEVEINNLFPILENGLKPVVLASINLFAFPYAEAILYLFFAHHFSDPKQWRKSVIVSALISGTMYFFMMLQIITVISAGVIADLTFPTFFIDRTINIGEFLQRFEIILAIVWFITIFFRLALLLYISAQGLADAFRLRNANVLLIPLILIILAMANFIWPNMSFIIELNQVWPYYAMIFGIMFPAVLWLTSKIRGYSESIKEY from the coding sequence GTGAATACCAAGCTGACTGTTCGCCAGGCCATTACATGGTTTGCTCTATATCAAATAGGAAGTGCATACTTAGTGCTGCCAGCGGCTATTACCTCTGTTGCTAAACAGGATGCTTGGCTTTCTATTCCCATTTCTTTGGCCGTTCATCTGATGTTGATACCGTTGTATACCTCTATCGCCAAGCACATGAAAGGGAGAACTTTTGTGGAGTATCTACGTTGTCTCTTCGGCCCTCTGGGCGGTACGATTGCCACAGTTTTCATTTTTTCCTTTCCCTTTCTTGAGTGTATCATGACACTTCGAAATCTAGGCGACTTTGTGACGACATCTATAATGCCCGAAACACCTTATGATGCCATATATTTCATTATGCTTATAGCCGTATATCTCGCTGTCCGGTCGGGTCCAGTCGTTATTGGCCGGTCTGCAGAAGTTTTGTTCTTTTTCTTTTTAGTCCTATATATATTGGTCAGAATCACTCTTCTTCCTGAGGTCGAGATAAATAATCTTTTTCCTATTTTGGAAAACGGTTTGAAACCTGTCGTTCTCGCATCGATCAATTTATTCGCTTTTCCTTATGCAGAAGCGATCCTCTATCTTTTTTTTGCACATCACTTCTCGGATCCGAAACAATGGAGAAAGTCAGTCATTGTGAGTGCTTTAATTAGCGGCACTATGTATTTTTTTATGATGTTGCAGATCATCACAGTCATCAGCGCTGGTGTAATAGCGGATTTGACGTTTCCTACATTTTTTATTGACCGAACCATAAATATAGGCGAGTTTCTTCAGCGATTCGAAATCATCCTGGCAATCGTCTGGTTCATTACTATTTTTTTCCGCCTTGCACTGCTTCTGTATATTTCCGCACAAGGGCTTGCGGATGCTTTTCGCCTACGTAATGCTAACGTTCTGTTGATTCCTCTGATATTGATCATATTAGCCATGGCCAATTTCATATGGCCTAACATGTCATTCATAATCGAGTTAAATCAAGTGTGGCCTTATTATGCCATGATTTTCGGCATTATGTTTCCTGCTGTGCTTTGGTTGACTAGCAAGATTAGAGGATATTCAGAATCGATTAAGGAGTACTAA
- a CDS encoding Ger(x)C family spore germination protein, which translates to MNSYRSRILKPLVYILLMVVVTGCWNSKELNEISVVIALGIDTVDDQYEISLQVVDPSQMSRNRAMERSPTIVFSSRADTLFEAIRKLTTESSRKMYMSHLKFVIFDENTARKGIKKPLDFLFRDHEVRPDFHLAIVRGSSAKDAVSFVAPTEVLPAMDMYKALKVSEKTWAPTSAVDVKDLLQRLTKDGIEPVLTGIRLNNLNKGLTIDNVKKSPQHVNYLFTGIGVFQGDRLTGWIEESKSKAFTYISNRVSSTVASVSCPNSEGKFAFEVIHNNVKIIPKIKDNEPHITLEVDTEANIGEVTCNADLKDEKTFNAFQDAGREEQEKILKEGIQNAQQIGSDIFGFGEAFHRKYPYEWHKWKADWTRKFQNLQVDINLRYRLNRVGKITNSVDSYQNN; encoded by the coding sequence ATGAACTCGTACCGATCCAGAATTTTAAAACCGCTTGTTTACATCTTGCTAATGGTCGTTGTTACGGGTTGTTGGAACAGTAAGGAGCTGAACGAAATTTCCGTCGTGATAGCTCTGGGTATTGATACAGTGGATGATCAATATGAGATCAGTCTGCAAGTTGTTGACCCTTCTCAAATGTCTCGTAATCGGGCTATGGAACGGTCGCCAACAATCGTTTTTTCCAGCCGCGCTGATACCCTATTTGAAGCCATTCGCAAACTGACAACCGAATCATCTCGGAAAATGTACATGTCACACTTAAAGTTTGTAATCTTTGACGAGAACACGGCAAGAAAAGGCATTAAGAAGCCATTGGATTTTCTGTTCCGGGATCATGAAGTTCGGCCTGATTTCCATTTGGCTATTGTCAGGGGAAGTTCGGCGAAGGATGCCGTTTCTTTTGTAGCTCCAACCGAGGTTTTACCTGCAATGGATATGTATAAAGCTTTGAAAGTATCTGAGAAAACATGGGCACCCACCTCCGCGGTCGATGTCAAAGATCTTCTTCAACGTTTAACAAAAGACGGCATCGAGCCTGTTCTTACAGGCATTCGATTGAACAATCTGAATAAAGGTCTTACCATCGATAACGTGAAAAAATCACCTCAACATGTGAATTATTTATTTACCGGAATTGGTGTTTTTCAGGGTGACCGTTTGACTGGCTGGATAGAAGAATCCAAGAGCAAGGCATTTACCTACATATCCAACCGCGTTTCCAGTACAGTTGCTTCCGTTAGCTGTCCGAATTCCGAAGGGAAGTTTGCTTTTGAAGTCATTCATAACAACGTAAAAATCATTCCAAAAATAAAAGACAATGAGCCACACATTACTCTTGAAGTGGATACAGAAGCCAACATCGGAGAGGTCACGTGTAATGCTGACCTGAAGGATGAAAAGACGTTTAATGCGTTTCAAGATGCAGGCAGAGAAGAACAGGAGAAAATTTTGAAAGAAGGCATTCAAAATGCGCAGCAGATCGGTTCCGATATATTCGGGTTCGGAGAGGCTTTTCATCGAAAGTACCCATATGAGTGGCATAAATGGAAAGCGGACTGGACAAGAAAATTTCAAAATCTCCAGGTAGATATTAATCTCCGTTATCGTTTGAACCGTGTCGGAAAAATCACCAATTCCGTCGATTCCTATCAGAACAATTAG
- a CDS encoding discoidin domain-containing protein → MIKGKSWMAIVIALMLLTVHLTSSAQTVHAAGEKTKIAATLFVLKNESEVSNAKIHWAPVQGATVYELYRSENNAPYTLLQTLTGTTTDDYDLNIGNTYKYQVKAYDGTSLLTSAISPEYTPYSLPENLTTFDNTAQSTLMLPNELKVGDTYYRFNFVQKPTGGFGEMIQQTSTDDITYGDDKVVLSYTDHPDLANSKFEGINILYHAPTNKFVFWAHYENSTDYTLARVSVASATPGEDFTFHKSFRPEGNQSRDISIFKDDDDSAYLISTANNNSDTILYKLTSDWLDVDHQVSVIYQNQHRELPKMIKKDGIYYLFSSQAAGWYPSIPLYSSANSIDGDWSELRTIGNTSTFSAQSGSVMRVKPYTGNNVVMVAYRWMFGWAGTQNGTTEERLLPVWFSDGYAFYDYFDQVLYNTSDDVVVPVQNGKLLSQGKPATAQTATGTNPASYANDGSYQTEWVGTGSSWPHWWKVDLGSVQQLNNVQISWWMQKGSEGYYKYKIETSTDNVNWTVALDRTNNRSYGFTSDNLSSTAARYVRINMQNAALHNNPNNWYTPRLWEVKVFGSDTN, encoded by the coding sequence ATGATCAAAGGTAAATCGTGGATGGCTATCGTCATTGCATTGATGTTGTTAACCGTTCATTTAACGTCCTCAGCTCAAACCGTTCATGCTGCTGGTGAGAAGACCAAGATCGCCGCAACACTGTTTGTCCTGAAGAATGAATCTGAAGTATCCAATGCCAAAATCCATTGGGCGCCTGTCCAGGGAGCGACTGTATACGAGTTGTATAGATCCGAGAACAATGCGCCTTATACGTTATTACAAACCCTAACTGGTACAACGACGGATGATTATGACCTCAACATAGGTAACACATACAAGTATCAAGTGAAGGCGTACGATGGAACTTCCTTGTTAACCTCTGCTATCTCGCCAGAATACACCCCTTACAGTCTTCCAGAAAACCTCACAACTTTTGATAACACAGCACAATCCACTCTCATGCTCCCGAATGAACTTAAAGTGGGGGATACCTATTACAGATTTAATTTTGTACAAAAACCAACTGGTGGTTTTGGCGAAATGATTCAACAGACATCAACAGATGATATCACCTATGGTGACGACAAAGTGGTTCTTTCCTACACAGATCATCCCGATCTGGCGAATTCCAAATTTGAAGGGATTAACATCCTGTACCATGCGCCTACGAACAAATTTGTTTTTTGGGCTCACTATGAAAACAGTACAGACTACACGCTTGCGAGAGTATCGGTGGCTTCGGCCACGCCTGGAGAAGACTTTACATTTCACAAAAGCTTTCGGCCGGAAGGGAACCAATCCCGGGATATCTCCATTTTCAAAGATGATGATGATTCGGCGTATCTGATCTCTACGGCCAATAATAATTCGGACACCATCTTATATAAGTTAACCTCCGATTGGTTGGATGTAGATCATCAAGTTTCAGTTATTTATCAAAATCAACATAGGGAACTGCCCAAAATGATCAAAAAGGATGGCATTTATTATTTGTTCTCTTCCCAAGCGGCTGGCTGGTATCCGAGTATACCTTTGTATTCTTCAGCAAATAGCATAGACGGAGATTGGTCCGAATTACGGACGATTGGCAACACGTCAACCTTCTCGGCGCAGTCGGGTTCCGTCATGAGGGTGAAGCCATATACGGGTAATAACGTGGTTATGGTTGCATATCGCTGGATGTTCGGTTGGGCAGGTACGCAAAATGGAACAACGGAGGAAAGACTGCTTCCCGTGTGGTTCTCCGATGGTTACGCATTTTATGATTATTTTGATCAAGTGCTGTACAACACAAGCGATGATGTTGTCGTTCCCGTTCAGAACGGAAAACTTCTGTCGCAAGGCAAACCTGCAACAGCCCAAACGGCTACTGGAACAAACCCGGCAAGTTATGCTAATGATGGTAGCTATCAAACTGAATGGGTCGGCACAGGCAGTTCTTGGCCACATTGGTGGAAGGTCGATCTCGGCTCTGTTCAACAGTTGAATAATGTGCAAATCTCCTGGTGGATGCAAAAAGGCTCCGAAGGTTATTACAAATATAAAATTGAGACCAGTACGGATAATGTAAACTGGACCGTGGCATTGGATCGAACCAACAATAGATCTTACGGTTTTACCTCAGACAATCTATCGAGCACTGCTGCCAGATATGTACGAATTAATATGCAAAATGCGGCACTTCATAACAATCCAAACAATTGGTACACGCCAAGACTTTGGGAAGTGAAGGTATTTGGATCGGACACCAATTAA
- a CDS encoding response regulator has protein sequence MRLLIVDDGHYVVEYMKHLLDWNTFGIDQIETMTNSIEARDMLTQNHIDILITDIRMPEVSGIDLLQHIHQHNLPTKVIILSGYSEFEYAQQGIRLGALDYLLKPVDKDDVEKAMSKAINNIAKIRPTQSVAWENFNGLGYLLSLLGHNETLRKQYDAYTELLGRRRMCCFKLEGFTQEHEDVIKRTVGDKLDRLVWTAGTQLFALVPQEAAGELTIKLEQSVVSSPFLLADRNVTRQMFYRFFHNEEVCLEDFIGIFNHSPSCGDWESAGNIIKKYDQIRLQKQKVIFLMETILYVYLTDKDRDPSETVEWIFNQLRYPDELSSTLMGRVSRIRNNKQMSIQTIVDKVQTYIEDHLSHGLSLDELGKVAHLHPVYFSKLFKQETGENVSNYISRKRLEKASQLLQDSELRVADIAQMVGYRKNQYFIQLFKVEYGVTPYQYRRNMIHK, from the coding sequence ATGCGATTATTAATTGTGGATGACGGACATTATGTCGTGGAGTATATGAAGCACTTGCTCGATTGGAACACCTTTGGCATTGATCAGATCGAGACGATGACCAATTCGATTGAAGCCCGAGACATGTTGACTCAAAACCACATCGATATTCTGATCACTGACATCCGAATGCCTGAGGTGTCTGGTATTGATCTGCTTCAACATATCCACCAACATAACTTGCCAACCAAAGTGATCATCCTTTCCGGCTACTCCGAGTTCGAATATGCACAACAAGGAATCCGTTTAGGTGCGCTCGACTACTTGCTCAAACCTGTCGACAAAGATGATGTGGAGAAAGCCATGTCCAAAGCCATCAATAATATTGCAAAGATACGGCCCACTCAATCTGTCGCATGGGAGAACTTCAATGGATTGGGGTATTTGCTTTCGCTTCTTGGTCATAACGAGACATTAAGGAAGCAATATGATGCTTATACTGAATTATTAGGGCGTCGTCGTATGTGCTGCTTCAAGCTCGAGGGTTTTACACAGGAACATGAGGATGTTATAAAACGTACAGTCGGAGACAAACTGGATCGTCTCGTTTGGACTGCGGGCACGCAACTGTTCGCTCTTGTTCCGCAAGAAGCTGCTGGGGAACTGACTATCAAACTGGAGCAATCGGTCGTGTCTTCTCCATTTTTGTTGGCTGATCGAAATGTGACCCGACAGATGTTCTACAGGTTCTTCCATAATGAGGAAGTATGCCTGGAAGACTTCATTGGCATATTCAACCATTCTCCATCATGCGGTGATTGGGAGTCAGCGGGAAATATCATTAAAAAATATGATCAAATCCGTCTCCAAAAGCAAAAAGTAATCTTTCTTATGGAGACCATTCTATATGTATATCTGACGGATAAGGATCGCGATCCCTCTGAAACCGTGGAGTGGATATTCAACCAGTTACGCTATCCTGATGAACTATCCTCAACTCTCATGGGTCGAGTCAGTCGGATCAGAAACAACAAACAGATGTCCATTCAAACCATCGTTGACAAAGTACAAACGTATATCGAAGACCATCTGTCACATGGCCTTAGCCTGGACGAACTGGGGAAAGTTGCACACCTCCATCCCGTCTACTTTTCCAAACTATTTAAACAAGAGACAGGAGAAAATGTGTCAAACTACATTTCCAGGAAGAGGTTGGAGAAGGCTTCTCAATTGCTTCAAGATTCGGAACTCCGTGTAGCCGATATAGCCCAGATGGTTGGTTACCGAAAAAATCAATATTTTATCCAGTTGTTCAAAGTGGAATACGGAGTTACGCCCTATCAGTATCGGAGAAATATGATCCACAAATGA
- a CDS encoding family 43 glycosylhydrolase, with amino-acid sequence MNNQLTNGGIWNDSSGNLIHAHGGHMLFHDDYYYWYGEDRRDDIYVSCYRSKDLFNWEFRNHILTTSTPAAPIRVRTNLALVNDKGGKVNLERPKVLFNAVTKKFVLWVHYENGENYNDAACAIATSDYPDSHFVYHGSFNPYGYMSRDCTLFQDDDGTAYFISAARDNADLHIYRLQEDYLNVESLVGKPWQGEYREAPTVFKRKGKYYMVTSFCTGWAPNQGKYAMANTMDGPWGILSDFGDETTFRTQPAFVLKRSEEDYLYFSDRWNGSDYFQSSYVVLPIEFNGDIPILDEYSTLSLREDAHLIHFER; translated from the coding sequence GTGAATAATCAACTAACTAATGGTGGCATCTGGAATGATTCAAGTGGTAATCTGATCCATGCCCATGGTGGACATATGTTATTCCATGACGACTATTATTACTGGTATGGCGAAGATCGGAGAGACGATATATATGTGAGTTGTTACCGTTCCAAAGATCTATTCAACTGGGAGTTTCGGAACCATATCTTGACCACCTCTACGCCAGCTGCACCCATTCGAGTTCGGACAAATCTGGCATTAGTGAACGATAAAGGTGGAAAGGTGAATCTCGAACGGCCTAAAGTGCTGTTCAACGCGGTGACCAAGAAGTTCGTACTCTGGGTTCACTATGAGAATGGTGAGAATTATAACGATGCTGCATGCGCCATCGCTACCTCGGATTATCCAGACAGCCATTTTGTTTATCATGGTAGCTTCAATCCGTACGGGTATATGTCGCGTGACTGCACACTCTTTCAGGATGATGACGGGACGGCATATTTTATTTCGGCTGCCAGAGACAATGCGGACCTGCACATCTATCGTCTGCAGGAAGATTACCTTAATGTGGAAAGTCTTGTCGGAAAGCCGTGGCAGGGGGAATATAGGGAGGCGCCAACTGTCTTCAAACGGAAAGGGAAGTATTATATGGTGACCTCATTTTGCACGGGTTGGGCTCCCAATCAAGGGAAATACGCGATGGCTAATACGATGGATGGTCCATGGGGAATACTCAGTGATTTTGGCGATGAAACGACGTTTCGAACGCAACCAGCATTTGTGCTGAAGCGATCAGAAGAGGACTACCTATACTTTTCAGATCGCTGGAACGGATCCGATTATTTTCAGTCCAGCTATGTGGTCCTGCCCATTGAATTCAATGGGGACATTCCGATTCTAGATGAGTATTCCACGTTATCTTTGCGAGAGGATGCACATCTGATTCATTTTGAACGATAA
- a CDS encoding DinB family protein, protein MVERPTTEEYAAYYAGYIQLVPEGNIIERLKLQSNIVPALLSSLTEEQANYRYAEGKWSVKEVIGHLLDNERIMSSRLLRIARGDQANHPGYDQDVLMQSHPFNAYTVADLNEEYAVTRRSTILMLRRLTPEAWLCRGIVSDNPASARSIAFVIAGHELHHLSVLRDRYSLDLKL, encoded by the coding sequence ATGGTTGAAAGACCAACTACAGAGGAATATGCAGCTTATTATGCAGGGTACATCCAGCTTGTTCCTGAAGGGAACATCATCGAACGCTTAAAGCTGCAATCCAATATCGTACCAGCTTTGCTCTCTTCATTGACAGAGGAGCAAGCAAATTATCGTTACGCCGAAGGCAAATGGAGCGTGAAGGAGGTCATCGGTCACCTTTTGGATAACGAACGCATCATGAGCAGCCGATTGCTTCGCATCGCCAGAGGTGACCAAGCGAATCATCCCGGCTACGATCAGGACGTGCTTATGCAGAGCCATCCCTTCAATGCGTATACCGTAGCTGATTTGAATGAAGAATATGCTGTCACACGTCGCTCAACCATTCTTATGCTCCGTCGCCTCACCCCGGAAGCATGGCTCTGTAGAGGGATCGTCAGTGATAATCCTGCTTCAGCTCGATCGATTGCATTTGTTATTGCTGGGCATGAGCTCCACCATTTATCAGTACTTCGCGATCGCTATTCGTTAGATTTGAAATTATAA